DNA sequence from the Nocardia sp. BMG111209 genome:
GCGCGAAGATGCCCTCGAAGAATCCGGGCACCCCGTCGGCGCCCTTCCAGCTGGTGCGCACGGTCACCAGCGAGCCGGCCCCGGACGGCGTCACGGTCCAGGTGGTGACCATGGTGGAATTCGAATCGCGTTCGGTGACCATCGAATCCGAGACCGATACGACGGCATGTACGTTGCGGGAACGCTTCTGCGTGGCCTGCAGGGTCCATTCGGCCACGGTGCCCGCGCCGGTGCCGCCCTCCAGCACCTTGTAGTCGCGGTAGTGCGCGGAGAGGATGCGGGGCCGCACGGTCCCGTAGTCCGCGATCACCTCCAGCGTGCGCTGCGGATCCGCCGGAACGACGATCGAACTGGAGGCGCTGACCTGTCCCACGAAGTGCTCCTTGATCGAGTTGGCGGTGCGGGGGGCGCACCATACCTGCCGCCGGGCTATGCTACGCCGCCGTGCCGGTGGACAAGGGCATCGGCGTCATCGGAATCGTCATGCGGGCAACCTCCCTGCACCGTTGCCCGCGCGGATGTCGGCCCCTTGTCGTATTGTGCCGGGAAACAGGCTCCGACCAGGTGGTTCGCTGGTTCGGGCCAATAGCGCCGAAACCTCAACACAATGCAACATGTGCGTGAAGAATTCCACTTCGAGGGACCCTCGCGGTGGCCGGTTACAGGGGTGCGAGATAGCGTCAGGAGCGTGGCAGTGAGTCTGTTGGGCAAGGCCGGACGCGCGTCGGCCGAGTTGGAGAGCGGTTTCGCCGCGCACCGGGACGGAGTCGGTCGCCTGTTGGCGAGCTACGCCGCGATCCCGCGCGACGCCGATGTGCGGCTGGCGAAGAAGACCTCCAACCTGTTCCGCGCCCGGGCCCGCACCAACGCTCCCGGGCTGGACGTCTCGGGGCTGAACCGGGTGATCGAGGTCGACCCGGCCACGAAGACCGCCGAGGTGGCCGGCATGACCACCTACGAGGATCTGGTCGCCGCCACGTTGCCGTACGGGCTGAGCCCGCTGGTCGTGCCGCAGCTGAAGACCATCACCCTCGGTGGCGCGGTCACCGGGCTGGGTATCGAGTCGACCTCGTTCCGCAACGGCCTGCCGCACGAATCCGTGCTGGAGATGGACGTGCTGACCGGTTCCGGCGAGATCATCACGGCCTCGCCCACCGAGAACGCGGATCTGTTCCGCGGCTTCCCCAACTCCTACGGCACGCTCGGCTACTCCACCCGGCTGAAGATCGAACTGGAATCGGTGCAGCCCTATGTGGCGCTGCGGCACGTGCGGTTCCACGACCTCGGCGAGCTGGAGACGGTGATGGCGCAGATCATCGCCGATCGCGAATACGCCGGGGAGCGGGTCGACTACCTCGACGGTGTCGTCTTCACCGCCGACGAGAGCTATCTGATCCTCGGCCGGCAGACCGACGAGCCCGGCCCGGTCAGCGACTACACCGGGATGGACATCTACTACCAGTCCATCCAGCACGATTCGGCGCAGCCGAAGCGGGACCGGCTCACCATCCACGACTACCTGTGGCGCTGGGACACCGACTGGTTCTGGTGCTCACGGGCATTCGGTACCCAGAATCCGTCGATCCGCCGATTCTGGCCGAAGCAGTACCGGCGCTCCAGCTTCTACTGGAAGCTGATCGCGCTGGACCACAAGTACGACATCGGCGACCGGCTCGAGGCCCGCAAGGGCAACCCGCCGCGGGAACGCGTGGTGCAGGACGTCGAGGTGCCCATCGAGCGCACCGCCGAATTCCTGCGGTGGTTCCTCACCGAGATCCCGATCGAGCCGATTTGGTTGTGCCCCTTGCGGTTACGGGACGAGCTGGCAGATCCCAGCGAACGCGCGTGGCCGCTGTACCCGCTGGAACCCGGTCGTACCTACGTCAATGTCGGCTTCTGGTCGGCGGTTCCGACCACGCCGGGACAGGCCGAGGGTGCGGCCAATCGCGCGATCGAGCGCAAAGTCACCGAGCTGGACGGGCACAAGTCCCTGTACTCGGATTCCTTCTACGAACGGGACGAGTTCGCCCAGCTGTACGGCGGTGACGTCTACACCCGGCTGAAGAAGAACTACGACCCCGATCATCGATTGCTGGATTTGTATTCGAAGGCGGTGCAACGCAAGTGACAACGTTCAGGGAACGTTCGGACGTAATCGCGGAGCTGGGAACGAAACTCAGCATTGCCGAGATCTTCGAGGCCCTGCTCGAAGGTGAGGTACCGATCCGCTTCTCCGCGTACGACGGCTCCAGCACGGGCGCCGCGGACTCGGAGTTCGGCCTGGAGATCAAGAACGCGCGCGGGATGAACTACATCGCCACCGCGCCCGGCGATCTCGGCATGGCGCGGGCCTACATCGCGGGCGATCTGGCCTCCGAGGGGGTGCACCCCGGCGACCCGTACCCGATCCTGAAGGCGATGGGCGATATGAAGTTCCGGCGGCCCTCGCCGCTGGCGCTGGTCACCATCGCGCGCTCGCTGGGCTGGGACGCGCTCAAGCCGATCGCCCCGCCACCGCAGGAGACCCTGCCGCGGTGGCGCCGGATCGCGCTGGAAGGCCTGCGGCACTCCAAGACTCGCGACGCCGAGGCGATCCACCACCACTACGACGTCTCGAACACGTTCTACGAGTACGTGCTCGGCCCGTCGATGACCTACACCTGCGCGGTCTACCAGGACGAGAACCAGACCCTGGAGCAGGCGCAGGAGAACAAGTACCGCCTGGTGTTCGAGAAGCTGAACCTGAAGCCGGGCGACCGGCTGCTGGACATCGGCTGCGGCTGGGGCGGCATGGTGCGGTATGCGGCCAAGCGCGGGGTGCAGGTCATCGGCGCGACGCTGTCGCGCGAACAGGCCGAGTGGGCGCAGGCGCGCATCGCCGAGGAGGGTCTGCAGGACCTGGCCGAGGTGCGGCACTCGGACTACCGGGACGTGCGCGAGAGCGGCTTCGACGCCCTGTCGTCGATCGGCCTCACCGAGCACATCGGCGTGCAGAACTACCCGTCGTACTTCGGCTTCATCCAGTCGAAGCTGCGCGAGGGCGGCCTGTTCCTGAACCACTGCATCACCCGGCCGGACAACACCCGCACCACCAAGGCGGGCGACTTCATCGACCGGTACGTCTTCCCGGACGGTGAGCTGATCGGTTCCGGCCGGATCATCTCGGAGATCCAGAACCTGGGCCTCGAGGTCGTGCACGAGGAGAATCTGCGGCCGCATTACGCGCTCACCTTGCACGAATGGTGCAAGAATCTGGTCGCGAATTGGGACGCGTGCGTCGAAGAGGTCGGCGAGGGTACCGCGAAGGTGTGGGGTCTCTACATGGCCGGCTGCCGGCTGGGATTCCAGCGGAATGTGGTGCAGCTGCACCAGGTGCTGGGAATGAAGCTCGGCGAGGACGAAGAATGGACCGGGCCGCTGCGCCCCTGGTGGAATGCCTGAGCGCAAACAGTGGCTCGCGCCGAGAATTTGTGTGTAGAATTCATCTCGTCACTCCGGTGATGTGCCGGGGGTGGAGCGTCCGGCTAGACGCTCCACCCGGGTGAATCGCTAGCCCACCGACCGGCGGACCACGCGCAAGACGACCTCGGCCATACCGGCCAAGCCGACTACGAGCACTGCGGTGAACAGTGCTTCGGCCAACCGGCTGGCCGGGGTCATCTTCTTATGGTGCTTTCCCATAAACCCACCCACCTCCTTCCTGGGCGCGATGTCTGGACCACGTAAGTCCATCGCCCCTCGGAAGGAGGTATCTCGATCATATAACAGATCGCGGCGTGGATTTACCGCCGTCGCATTGCCGCACCCATTCTCCGAAATCGAATTCCGAATTTCCGAATATTCGATTTCCCACCATTCTCTCCGGTTCTTCCGGAACCGATTCCGGCGGAGCGCGGCCGAAATCCCGGCCCGAAATCCCGGCTCAGAAAACCCGATCCAGGAATCGGCGGGTGGCCTCCGGATCGTCGCCGTCCGCCGGATCGAGCAGCACCTGACTGCGCAAGGTGTGCAACAGCGACAGCACACCCGGGCCGGCGTCCAGCAGCGGACGGGTCCAGCCCAGGTCAGCGCAGCGCCGCACCGCGGGGGTGAGGACCGAGATCGCCTCGCCGGTCCAGCCCGCGGCGGCCAGACACTCGGCCAGCAGTAGCCCGGCATCCAATTCGGCACGAGGACGCTGCTGTTCGCGGATGCGGCCGTACAACGCGCGGGCCCGCTTCACCGCGGTGTCGTCCGTACCGAGCGGTGCGGCGTCGCCGGGCGTCTCCAGACCGCGGTAGTGCCGGGCCAGCAGGGCCCGGATCGCGGCGATCTCCTCCGCCTCGGCCAGCAGCACGGCCGCACCGGTGGTGTGCCGCCACGAACGCATCCCCGGTTGCAGGATCGCGCTGTCGGTGAGCGCGTCGCCGCCGATGCCCAGGCGCAGCCGTTCGGCGCGCAGGTGGGCCGCCAGCCGAGGCAGCCGGCGATCGGCCGCGATCCGCAGGCCCTCGTCGAGCCGCTCGGCGGCCGCCGCGGTATCGCCGAGCACCGCCTGCACCCGGGCACCGATCACGAAGACCGTGATGACGAAATCCACCGGGCCCACCCGGGCCGCCGGCTCGTGACCGCAATCGAGCAGACGCTCGGCCTCGTCCAGATCGCCACGCCGATAGACCGATTCGCCGAGCAGCGCAGCCGATACCCGCATCGCCTGCGAGCGCGGGCCGGACCGTTCCCGCGCGGTCTCCCGAGCCTGTTCGAAACAGGCTGTGGCGGTGCCGATGTCGAGCTGTTCATAGGCGGCGGCGCCCGTGCTCAGCAGGCCGAAGACCGGGCCCAGCGGATCCTTCGACCGGGCGTGATACGGCGCGGCCCACTCCTGCATGCTCCGGGCGCCGACGAAATCGAATTCGCACCAGCGCACGAAGGACACCAGATTCGCCCCGGTCGAGACGGTCCACGCGGGCAGCTCGGCGGCGTTGTCCAGACAGGCCGAAACCCGTTCCGACACACCGGCGGTCCGGTCCCGGGCGACCTCGTCGGCCGCGGTGAGCACGACGGTCTGGCAGCGCTGCCGCATCGCGTCGGCATCGTCGGCCGGTCGGCGCGCCAGCAGCGCGGACAGCCGGCCCAGCGCGGTGCGGGCCGCACCGGACTGCTGCAGCCCGACATTCGCCCGCGCCAGCGCCAGCAACAGCTTCGTGCGCGAAGCCACCTCGTGCACCGGCAGTTTCGCCACCGAACCCAGCAGCGTCGCCAGCCGCGAACCGTCGATCAGGTCCATACCGTGGCGTTCCAGCAGATCCAACGCCAGCGCCGAATCCGTCGCCGCCAGTGCGTGATCCACCGCCCGGCGCAGTTGCCGGTGTTCGGCGTACCAGCGAGAAGCCTTGCGGTGCAACGATTTCAACTTCTCCGGATGTTCCCGTTCCAGCCGTTCCCGCAGTTGTTCGGCGCACAGCGGCTGCATCCGGAACCAGCCGTCGTGCTCGTCGCGGCCGACGAACAGCTCCCGCCGTTGCGCCTCCTCGAGCAGCCCCTCGGCATCCGGCCGGCCGCTCAGCGCCGTCGCCAGCGGACCGGAGGCCCGCTCGACCACCGCGATCGCGGTCAGGAAGTCCAGCATCCGCGGTTCCAGGCTGTCGAACAGATTCTCGGCGAGATATTCGCGGATCGCCTCGTCCGGCAGATCGTCCGGCGCCGTGCCGTCGCGCAGCGACAGGCTCACCAGCCCGATCGCCGCGGGCCATCCGTCGGTGGCGTCGTGGATCCGCCGCACCTGCTCGTCGGTCAGCGCGAAACCGTCGTGCTCCCGCAGCAATTGCGCGGTCTCCGGAAGGGAGAACCGCAACCGGTCCGGGCCGATCTCGGCCAGCTCGTCGCGCACTCGCAACCGGCTCGCCGGCAACCCGGATCGTTCGCGGGTGACGATCACGAAGCGCAACCGCGGCGAACCCCTGTCCAGCAACGCCGCCGGCACCCGCTGCGCACCCGCGTCGGTGATCCGGTGCCAGTCGTCGATCACGACGACCAGCGGCCGCTCGCCGGCGTCGATCTCGTCGGCGAGCGCGGCGATCGCATACGGCACCGCCTCGCTCGCACGCTCCTCCAACAGCTGCTCCAGGCCCGCGCCGACCTCCGGGCACACCCGCCGGATCGCCGCCACCAGATGCGCGAGGAGCCAGACCTCTTGATCGTCGTCGCGATCGATGCTCAGCCAGGCGACCGCGGCGCCGCGACCGGCCAGCTCCGCCGCCCACTGCGCGGCGACCGCGCTCTTGCCGTAGCCCGCCGGACCGTGCACGAGGGTCAGCCGGCGCTCCCCGGCGGCCCGTAGCGCGTCGATCGGCTCCGGCCGCGCCATCGGTGCGCGGGTCGCGGTCTCCGGACCGAATTTCGTTGTGGGAGTGGGCGGTACGCTCGGCGTCCGGTCCGCGGCCGGTAGCCGCAGCGGGGCGGATCGGCGCGGGCCGGTCACCAGAGCGCCGGCATCGTGGATCGAATACCGGTGGGTGGCGGCGTCTTCCATAGTGTTCTCCGCCACCGGCGCGGATTCCGGTGCCAGCAGCGCCATTTCGTCGGGCACCTGGCCGTGCCGGCGCTGCACCGACCGCAACAGCTCACCCAGATCGAAGGCCGACGACGGCCGCCGCGCCGGATCGTGGGCCATGGCCTGCTCGACGGCGTCGGCGACATCCGCCGGAATGTCGAGCCGGCGCAGATCCGGCAGCGGCTCGGACGCGATGCGCAGGAACTGCGCGACCACCTTCTCCCCGGACTGCCGCTCGTAGGCGGCATGGCCGGTGATCAGCGCGAACAGGGTCGAGCCCAGGCCGTACACGTCGGAGCGCTCGGTCGGCTCCTCCCCGGCGAGGATCTCGGGGGCGGTGAACGCGGGCGATCCGGTGATCAGTTCGGCGGAGGTCCGGAAGCTGCCGGGGATGCGGGCGATACCGAAATCCGTCAACTGCGGTTCGCCGTACCGGGACAGCAGCACATTCGCGGGTTTCACGTCCCGGTGCAGCACCTGCGCGCGGTGCGCGGTCTCGATCGCACCGGCCAGCCGGACCCCCACCCGGACCGAATCCACCCAGTCCAGCGGGCCGTTGTCGCGGACCAGCCGTTCCAGCGAGCCGTGCACCGCGTACGGCATCACGATGAAGGGCAGTCCGCCCGGGGTGACCCCCACCTGCAGGATGTCGACGATGTTCGGATGGCCGGACAACCGGCCCATCGCCTGCTCCTCGCGGAGGAATCGCTCGCGGGCGTCGTCATCGATCTCGGCCGAGAGCACCTTGACCGCCACGACCCGGTCCAGGGCGCGCTGGACACAGCGATACACCACCCCGAAACCGCCGCGGCCGATCTCCTCCGGATCGTGCAAACCCACCGCGGCCAGGTCCGCGACCGCCGCGAACGGCCGATAGCGCCGTGTTCGCGCGTCGCGCGGCTCTCGGGATCCGGGTACGCCGCCGCCGGACTTGCTCGCGTGCGGGTCCACGTCTCACCACCACCTCGAGCCGACGGCACTCATTTCCAACGTAGCGCGGCAGACAGGGCGACGGCCCGAATCGTGGAGAATTTCCGCGATCCGGGCCGTCGGAGCTCCCGTCACCTCGGGAATTCGGCGCCCGTTACTTGCGCAGCGAGGCCGGGACCTGGAAGCGCGCGCCGTACTTGGCGGCCAGGTCGTCGGCACGGGCCACGAAGGCCGCCTGCCCACCCGGGTAACCGACGATGAACTGGTGCACGCCACCGGTCCAGGCCGGGTAGCCGATGCCGAAGATCGAGCCGATGTTGGCGTCGGCGGTCGAGGTCAGCACGCCCTCGTCGAAGCACTTCTGGGTCTCGATGGCCTCGGCGAACAGCATCCGGTCGATCAGATCCTGGAACGGCGCCACCTCGTCGGTGGTGGTCTTGAAGTGGTCGCGCAGGCCCTGCCACAGGCCGGTACGCTTGCCGCTCTCGTCGTACTCGTAGAAGCCGGCCTTCTCCAAGCGGCCCGGACGGCCCTCGGCGACCAGGTAGTCGATGACATCCTGGGCCGGGTGCCGCGCCGGCAGGGTGACCTCGCCGCGCTCGGCCGCCTCGGCGGTCTCCTTGGCGATCTTCTGCATGAGCTTCAGGTTCAGCTCGTCCGACAACTGCAGCGGCGCGGCCGGGTAGCCCGCCTGCAGGCCGGCCTGCTCGATGGTCTGCGGCTCGATGCCCTCGCTCAGCATGGCGATCGCCTCGTTGACGAAGGTGCCGATCACGCGCGAGGTGAAGAAGCCGCGGCTGTCGTTGACGACGATCGGGGTCTTCTTGATGGCGAGGGTGTAGTCGTACACCCGGGCCAGCGCCTCGTCCGAGGTCTTCTCGCCCCGGATGATCTCCACCAGCGGCATCTTGTCGACCGGCGAGAAGAAGTGGATGCCGATGAAGTCCTCGGTCCGCTTCACGCCGGTGGCGAGTTCGGTGATCGGCAGGGTCGAGGTGTTGGAGCCCAGCAGCGCGTCCGGGGTCACGACGTCCTCGATCTCCTGGAACACCTTGTGCTTGAGCTCGGTGTTCTCGAAGACCGCCTCGATCACGAAGTCGACGCCCGCCAGATCCGCCGGATCGGCGGTCGGATGGATGCGGTCCAGGACCGCCTTCGACTTCTCCTCGGTGCTGCGGCCCTTGGCGACCGCCTTCTCCTCGAGCTTCACCGAGTAGCCCTTGCCGCGGTCGGCGGCCTCCTGGCTGACGTCCTTCAGCACGACCTGGTAGCCGGCCTTGGCGCTGACGTACGCGATACCCGCGCCCATCATGCCCGCGCCGAGCACGCCGACCTTGGTGATCTCGCGCTTCGGCACATCCTTCGGGCGGGAGCCGCCGTTCTTGATGTGCTGCAGGTCGAAGAAGAAGGCCTGGATCATGTTCTTCGCGACCGGGCCGGTGAGCAGGTGCACGAAGTAGCGCGACTCGATGGTCGACGCGTTGTCGAAATCGACCTGGGCGCCCTCGATCGCGGCGGCCATGATCGCCTTCGGCGCCGGCATGTTGGTGCCCTTGATCTGCTTGCGCAGGTTGGCCGGGAAGGCCGGCAGGTTGGCGGCCAGCGCCGGCGAGGACGGGGACCCGCCCGGAATCTTGAAGCCCTTCTTGTCCCACGGCTGCACGGACGCGTCGGGGTTGGCCTTGATCCACGCCTTCGCGGCGGGGACCAGCTCCTCGACGGTGCCGACCAGCTCGTCGACCAGGCCCAGCTCCTTGGCCTTGGCCGGCTTGTTCTGCTGGCCCTCCAGCAGCACCTGCAGCAGCGCGACCTGGATACCGAGCAGGCGGACGGTACGGGTCACGCCGCCACCGGCCGGCAGCAGGCCGAGGGTCGCCTCGGGCAGGCCGATGACCGAACCCGGCGCGTCGGCCGCGATGCGATGGTGGGTGGCCAGCGCGATCTCGAGGCCGCCACCGAGCGCGGCGCCGTTGATCGCGGCGACGACCGGCTTGCCCAGGGTCTCCAGCCGGCGCAGATCGCTCTTGATGCCCTCGACCTCGGCGAAGATCGCGGCCGCGTCGTCCGGGGTGGTCTGCATCATGTTCTTCAGGTCACCGCCGGCGAAGAAGGTCTTCTTCGCGGAGGTGATGACGACGCCGGTGATGTCGTCCTTCTCGGCCACGAGGCGGTCCACGGTGGCCGTCATCGAGCTCTTGTAGAGCTCGTTCATGGTGTTG
Encoded proteins:
- a CDS encoding SRPBCC family protein codes for the protein MGQVSASSSIVVPADPQRTLEVIADYGTVRPRILSAHYRDYKVLEGGTGAGTVAEWTLQATQKRSRNVHAVVSVSDSMVTERDSNSTMVTTWTVTPSGAGSLVTVRTSWKGADGVPGFFEGIFAPLGLKKIQAEVLENLKRELAG
- a CDS encoding FAD-binding oxidoreductase — protein: MSLLGKAGRASAELESGFAAHRDGVGRLLASYAAIPRDADVRLAKKTSNLFRARARTNAPGLDVSGLNRVIEVDPATKTAEVAGMTTYEDLVAATLPYGLSPLVVPQLKTITLGGAVTGLGIESTSFRNGLPHESVLEMDVLTGSGEIITASPTENADLFRGFPNSYGTLGYSTRLKIELESVQPYVALRHVRFHDLGELETVMAQIIADREYAGERVDYLDGVVFTADESYLILGRQTDEPGPVSDYTGMDIYYQSIQHDSAQPKRDRLTIHDYLWRWDTDWFWCSRAFGTQNPSIRRFWPKQYRRSSFYWKLIALDHKYDIGDRLEARKGNPPRERVVQDVEVPIERTAEFLRWFLTEIPIEPIWLCPLRLRDELADPSERAWPLYPLEPGRTYVNVGFWSAVPTTPGQAEGAANRAIERKVTELDGHKSLYSDSFYERDEFAQLYGGDVYTRLKKNYDPDHRLLDLYSKAVQRK
- a CDS encoding class I SAM-dependent methyltransferase: MTTFRERSDVIAELGTKLSIAEIFEALLEGEVPIRFSAYDGSSTGAADSEFGLEIKNARGMNYIATAPGDLGMARAYIAGDLASEGVHPGDPYPILKAMGDMKFRRPSPLALVTIARSLGWDALKPIAPPPQETLPRWRRIALEGLRHSKTRDAEAIHHHYDVSNTFYEYVLGPSMTYTCAVYQDENQTLEQAQENKYRLVFEKLNLKPGDRLLDIGCGWGGMVRYAAKRGVQVIGATLSREQAEWAQARIAEEGLQDLAEVRHSDYRDVRESGFDALSSIGLTEHIGVQNYPSYFGFIQSKLREGGLFLNHCITRPDNTRTTKAGDFIDRYVFPDGELIGSGRIISEIQNLGLEVVHEENLRPHYALTLHEWCKNLVANWDACVEEVGEGTAKVWGLYMAGCRLGFQRNVVQLHQVLGMKLGEDEEWTGPLRPWWNA
- a CDS encoding serine/threonine-protein kinase, producing the protein MDPHASKSGGGVPGSREPRDARTRRYRPFAAVADLAAVGLHDPEEIGRGGFGVVYRCVQRALDRVVAVKVLSAEIDDDARERFLREEQAMGRLSGHPNIVDILQVGVTPGGLPFIVMPYAVHGSLERLVRDNGPLDWVDSVRVGVRLAGAIETAHRAQVLHRDVKPANVLLSRYGEPQLTDFGIARIPGSFRTSAELITGSPAFTAPEILAGEEPTERSDVYGLGSTLFALITGHAAYERQSGEKVVAQFLRIASEPLPDLRRLDIPADVADAVEQAMAHDPARRPSSAFDLGELLRSVQRRHGQVPDEMALLAPESAPVAENTMEDAATHRYSIHDAGALVTGPRRSAPLRLPAADRTPSVPPTPTTKFGPETATRAPMARPEPIDALRAAGERRLTLVHGPAGYGKSAVAAQWAAELAGRGAAVAWLSIDRDDDQEVWLLAHLVAAIRRVCPEVGAGLEQLLEERASEAVPYAIAALADEIDAGERPLVVVIDDWHRITDAGAQRVPAALLDRGSPRLRFVIVTRERSGLPASRLRVRDELAEIGPDRLRFSLPETAQLLREHDGFALTDEQVRRIHDATDGWPAAIGLVSLSLRDGTAPDDLPDEAIREYLAENLFDSLEPRMLDFLTAIAVVERASGPLATALSGRPDAEGLLEEAQRRELFVGRDEHDGWFRMQPLCAEQLRERLEREHPEKLKSLHRKASRWYAEHRQLRRAVDHALAATDSALALDLLERHGMDLIDGSRLATLLGSVAKLPVHEVASRTKLLLALARANVGLQQSGAARTALGRLSALLARRPADDADAMRQRCQTVVLTAADEVARDRTAGVSERVSACLDNAAELPAWTVSTGANLVSFVRWCEFDFVGARSMQEWAAPYHARSKDPLGPVFGLLSTGAAAYEQLDIGTATACFEQARETARERSGPRSQAMRVSAALLGESVYRRGDLDEAERLLDCGHEPAARVGPVDFVITVFVIGARVQAVLGDTAAAAERLDEGLRIAADRRLPRLAAHLRAERLRLGIGGDALTDSAILQPGMRSWRHTTGAAVLLAEAEEIAAIRALLARHYRGLETPGDAAPLGTDDTAVKRARALYGRIREQQRPRAELDAGLLLAECLAAAGWTGEAISVLTPAVRRCADLGWTRPLLDAGPGVLSLLHTLRSQVLLDPADGDDPEATRRFLDRVF
- a CDS encoding 3-hydroxyacyl-CoA dehydrogenase NAD-binding domain-containing protein translates to MTDNMIAWEKDADGIVVLTLDDPNQGANTMNELYKSSMTATVDRLVAEKDDITGVVITSAKKTFFAGGDLKNMMQTTPDDAAAIFAEVEGIKSDLRRLETLGKPVVAAINGAALGGGLEIALATHHRIAADAPGSVIGLPEATLGLLPAGGGVTRTVRLLGIQVALLQVLLEGQQNKPAKAKELGLVDELVGTVEELVPAAKAWIKANPDASVQPWDKKGFKIPGGSPSSPALAANLPAFPANLRKQIKGTNMPAPKAIMAAAIEGAQVDFDNASTIESRYFVHLLTGPVAKNMIQAFFFDLQHIKNGGSRPKDVPKREITKVGVLGAGMMGAGIAYVSAKAGYQVVLKDVSQEAADRGKGYSVKLEEKAVAKGRSTEEKSKAVLDRIHPTADPADLAGVDFVIEAVFENTELKHKVFQEIEDVVTPDALLGSNTSTLPITELATGVKRTEDFIGIHFFSPVDKMPLVEIIRGEKTSDEALARVYDYTLAIKKTPIVVNDSRGFFTSRVIGTFVNEAIAMLSEGIEPQTIEQAGLQAGYPAAPLQLSDELNLKLMQKIAKETAEAAERGEVTLPARHPAQDVIDYLVAEGRPGRLEKAGFYEYDESGKRTGLWQGLRDHFKTTTDEVAPFQDLIDRMLFAEAIETQKCFDEGVLTSTADANIGSIFGIGYPAWTGGVHQFIVGYPGGQAAFVARADDLAAKYGARFQVPASLRK